GATTCCTATGACTCGCAATGAAGGCGGTGTCTGGGAAGTCTTCACGGATTTACCTAAGGAAGGGGATATTTACAAGTACAATATCAAACGCAGTAGCGGTCAGGAAATCTTGAAAATTGATCCGCTGGCTATCTATTTCGAAGAGCGCCCAGGTACGGGAGCTATTGTTCGGACTATTCCAGAGAAGAAGTGGCAAGATGGACTTTGGCTAGCTCGGAGAAAGCGTTGGGGCTTTTTCTCAAGACCGGTCAATATCTATGAAGTGCATGCTGGATCTTGGAAACGTAATCCTGACGGCAGTCCCTATTCTATGGCTCAGCTTAAGGAGGAATTGATTCCTTATCTGGTAGAAATGAACTATACACACGTTGAGTTCATGCCACTCATGGCGCATCCTTTGGGACTCAGCTGGGGCTACCAGCTCATGGGTTATTTTGCCTTTGAGCATACTTATGGAACGCCAGAGGAATTTCAGGATTTTGTCGAGGAATGTCACTTGAATAATATTGGTGTCATTGTGGACTGGGTTCCAGGTCACTTTACCATCAATGACGATGCCTTGGCCTACTATGATGGAACACCAACCTTTGAGTACCAGGATCATGACCGAGCTCACAACTATGGCTGGGGTGCCTTGAATTTTGACCTAGGAAAAAATGAAGTGCAATCCTTCTTGATTTCTAGCATCAAGTTCTGGATTGATTTCTACCATCTAGATGGGGTTCGTGTGGATGCGGTTAGCAATATGCTCTATCTAGACTACGATAGTGGTCCTTGGCAGCCAAACAAGGACGGCGGTAATCGTAACTATGAAGGCTACTATTTCTTGCAACGTTTGAACACAGTCATCAAGCTATTTCATCCAGATGTCATGATGATTGCTGAAGAGAGCTCGTCCGAAACCAAGATTACGGGTATGATAGAGATGGGCGGTTTGGGCTTTGACTTCAAGTGGAATATGGGTTGGATGAACGATATTCTCCGTTTCTACGAAGAAGACCCGATTTACCGCAAGTACGATTTCAATCTGGTGACTTTCAGCTTCATGTATTCATTTTCTGAAAATTTCCTCTTGCCTTTCTCTCACGACGAAGTCGTTCACGGTAAGAAGAGCATGATGCATAAGATGTGGGGTGACCGCTATAATCAATTTGCTGGTCTACGAAACCTCTTGACCTATCAAATCTGCCATCCAGGCAAGAAATTGCTCTTTATGGGTTCAGAATTTGGTCAATTCCTAGAGTGGAAGTCAGAAGAGCAGTTGGAATGGTCAAATCTGGACGATCATATGAATAAGAAGATGCAAACCTTCACTTCTGAGCTCAATGCCTTCTATAAAGACAATCGTCCGCTTTGGGAGATTGATTTGAGCTATGATGGCATCGAAATCATTGATGCCGACAATACCGATCAGAGCGTCCTTTCTTTTATCCGTAAGACGGAAAAAGGGGATATGCTAGTCTGTGTGTTCAATATGGTGCCAGTAGAGCGCAAAAACTTTACAATTGGTGTGCCAGTGGCAGCCGTTTATGAAGAAGTATGGAATACTGAATTAGAGAAATGGGGAGGTGTTTGGAAAGAACACAACGAAACAGTTCAGTCTCAAGAGGGACTATGGAAAGATTATCCGCAGACCTTGACCTTTACGCTACCAGCTTTGGGAGCAAGTATTTGGAAAATCAAGCGTCGTGTGAATGTTCGTAAAAATGCTAAAAAAGATTCCACAAAGGAGTAGGATATGAAGAATGAAATGCTAGCTTTGATTCTTGCCGGTGGGCAAGGAACTCGTCTTGGAAAGCTCACACAAAGTATTGCGAAACCAGCAGTACAGTTTGGTGGTCGTTATCGTATTATTGATTTCGCGCTGTCGAACTGTGCCAATTCTGGGATCAACAATGTCGGTGTGATTACCCAGTACCAACCACTTGCTTTGAACAGCCATATCGGGAACGGTTCAAGCTGGGGCTTGGATGGTATCAATACAGGTGTATCCATTCTTCAGCCTTACTCTGCTAGTGAAGGAAATCGTTGGTTTGAGGGAACTAGCCACGCTATTCTCCAAAATATAGACTATATCGATAGCATCAATCCTGAATATGTTTTAATCCTATCTGGAGACCATATCTACAAGATGGACTACGACGATATGCTCCAATCCCACAAGGATAACAGCGCTAGTTTGACGGTTGCTGTCTTGGATGTGCCTCTCAAGGAAGCTAGCCGTTTTGGTATCATGAATACTGATGCTAACAATCGGATCGTTGAATTTGAAGAAAAACCAGAAAATCCTAAATCAACCAAGGCTTCTATGGGTATCTATATCTTTGACTGGCAACGTCTCCGCAATATGCTGATTGCTGCTGAAAAGACCAATGTAGATATGTCCGACTTTGGTAAAAATGTTATCCCTAACTATCTTGAATCTGGCGAAAGCGTTTATGCTTATGAATTTAGTGGCTATTGGAAAGACGTTGGTACGATTGAGTCACTTTGGGAAGCGAACATGGAATACATTAGTCCAGAAAATGCTTTAGACAGTCGTGATCGTCAGTGGAAAATTTACTCACGCAACTTGATTTCACCACCAAACTACCTTGGTGCGAATGCTCATGTTGAAGATTCTTTGGTAGTTGATGGCTGTTTCGTAGATGGAACTGTTAAGCATTCTATCCTCTCAACAGGCGCTCAAGTTCGTGAAGGTGCAGAAGTCATTGATTCTGTGATTATGAGTGGCGCTGTTATCGGGCAGGGAGCTAAGATTAAACGTGCGATTATTGGTGAGGGCGCAGTCGTTTCTGATGGTGTAGAGATTGACGGAACAGATGAAGTGCAAGTAGTCGGATATAATGAAAAAGTGGGGGTACCAACAGATGAAGATTGATAAATATTCAGCGATTTTAGGAAATACGGTCGGTTTCCACGACATGTCAACCTTAACAGACCATCGTCCAGTTGCTAGTTTGCCATTTGGTGGGAAATACCGCTTGATTGACTTCCCCCTTTCTAGCCTTGCCAATGCTGGTGTTCGTAGCGTCTTTGGTATCTTCCAGCAAGACAATATCAGCTCTGTATTTGACCATATTCGTTCAGGTCGTGAGTGGGGCTTGTCTACACTTTTGAGCCACTACTATCTAGGCATTTACAATACTCGTGTAGAAAGCAGCACAGTTGGTAAGGAATATTATGAACAGTTATTGACTTACTTGAAGCGTTCAGGCTCTAACCAAACTGTAGCCCTCAACTGTGATGTGTTGATCAACATTGATCTTAATCAAGTTTTCCACTTGCATAATACAACCAAACAACCGATGACAGTGGTTTACAAGAAATTGCCATCTAAGGGCATTTCCGATGTGAATGCGGTTTTGCAAATCAGTGAAACGGATCATGTTATCGGTCATAAGCTGCATAGTGATAAAGACCAAGGCGAACTTTTCAACATGTCTACAGATATTTTTGTAGTAAATACGCCTTGGTTGATTGAAAAATTGGAAGAAGAAGCGCAAAAAGAATTCCCACAAAAACTGCGCTATGTTCTTCGGGACTTGGCAGCTGAAGTTGGAGCTTTTGCTTACGAATACACAGGCTATCTAGCAAATATCCACTCGGTTGGTTCCTACTATAAAGCTAACATTGACATGCTTGAACAGCAGAAATTCTATTCTCTCTTCTCACCAAATCAAAAGGTTTATACCAAGGTGAAAAACGAAGAGCCGACTTACTATGCTACAGGATCAAAAGTAAATCGCTCTCAGTTTGCATCAGGTAGTATCGTAGAAGGTGAAGTTGAAAACTCTGTTATTTCGCGGAATACAAGAATTTTAGCAGGTAGTAGTGTCAAAGACAGTCTCCTCTTCCCACGTGTTGTCGTTGGAAAAAATGCAGTGCTAGAATATGCAATTGCGGACAAGGGCGTTGAGATTGCTGAGGGAGTAGTCGTTCGAGGTACAGCTGAACATCCAGTTGTCCTGAAGAAAGGTCAAAAAGTTACAGAGGACATCGTTTCATGAAAATTTTATTTGTAGCAGCAGAAGGGGCACCTTTTTCCAAGACGGGTGGTTTGGGGGACGTTATCGGCGCCCTCCCCAAATCCTTGGTCAAAGCTGGCCATGAAGTTGGAGTCATTCTGCCATACTATGACATGACGGATGCTAAATTTGGTGATCAAGTTGAAGACCTCTTCTTCTTTGAAGTTAGTGTCGGCTGGCGTCGGGAGTATGTCGGTGTCAAAAAGATTGAGTTGGAAGGTGTCAGCTTCTACTTTATTGACAATCAGCATTATTTCTTCCGTGGGCATGTCTATGGCGATTTTGATGACGGCGAACGTTTTGCTTACTTCCAATTAGCAGCAATCGAACTGATGGAGCGCATTGACTTTATTCCAGATGTTCTCCATGCGCACGACTACCATACGGCCATGATTCCTTTCTTGGTCAAGGAAAAATATCGCTGGATTCAGGCCTATAATAATATCAAGACAGTGCTGACGATTCACAACTTAGAGTTTCAGGGACAGTTTTCGGACAGCATGCTCTGGGAACTCTTTGGTGTCGGCTATGAACGTTATGCGGACGGAACTCTCCGCTGGAACGACTGCCTCAACTGGATGAAGGCGGGCATTCTCTATGCGGATCGCGTGACAACTGTTTCACCAAGCTATGCCAACGAAATTCGGACGGCTGAGTTTGGTTGTGGTCTGGATCAGATTCTTCGGATGGAGTCTGGCAAGTTGGTCGGTATTGTCAATGGTATCGATACAGATATCTACAATCCAGAAACCGATAAATTGCTGGCTTACCACTTTAATAAAGATGATTTGACTGGGAAATTGGAAAACAAACGAGCTCTCCAATCGAAAGTAGGCTTGCCAGTTCGGGACGATGTTCCTGTCGTTGGTATCGTCTCTCGTTTGACACGTCAAAAAGGCTTTGATTTGGTGGTGGAAGAGTTGCATAATCTGCTTCAGGAAGATGTGCAAATTGTGCTACTTGGAACAGGTGATCCTGCATTTGAACGGGCCTTCGCTTGGTTTGGCCAGGCTTATCCTGAAAAATTATCTGCTAATATCCTTTTTGATGTTACTTTGGCTCAGGAAATCTATGCGGCTAGTGATATTTTCCTCATGCCGAGCCGCTTTGAACCTTGCGGTCTGTCTCAGATGATGTCCATGCGTTACGGTACTCTGCCACTGGTTCACGAGGTTGGTGGCCTGCGGGATACGGTTGAACCTTACAACGTCTATAGTGGACAGGGAACAGGTTTTAGCTTCAATAACTTCTCTGGTTATTGGCTAACCTGGACTTTCAAAGAAGCCCTCAATCTTTACTGGCATGACCGAGAAGCTTGGCGCAGTCTGCAAACTCAGGCTATGGAAAGAGATTTCTCTTGGGATACAGCCAGTCGAGCATATAGTGATTTATATGAGTCACTACTCTAGTATGTTGCATTAGAACAGTAATCCTCTCTTGTTTTTAACAAGAGAGGATTTGTCGGGTAAGTGGTCTTTCTTATGTTGACATCTTATCCAGACTGATGCTTTTCCCTAAAGGAAAGGAAGTTGATTCGTAAAAAAGGAAATCTGGAACTTGGAGAAACAATACTCTTCAGAAAAGATAAACAATAAGAGATTGGGGCTTGGGTCTCAGTCTCTTTTGCTATCCATCTACCATCTTATCTAGAAATATGCTATAGTAGAGAAAGTACGAAAATTCGACTTTTTGAAAAGCAGGGAAAGCAAGTATGAAAGACTACGAGATTTTTTATCAACAATTGACGGCTCCCTTTCGCAGTTGCCCTAGGATAGTGAAAGGGATGGCCCATTTTAATAGGGGGATGACTGTTTTTATGCCTCTGGTGTATGGAGTGGTCTTGATTGATGCCTTTCTGACAGAGGGTTGGAAAGGGTTGCTTGCTTTATTCTTCCTGCCAGCTATCGGATTTGGCCTGTTGACAGCGATTCGTAAACGGCTGAATCAAGCACGCCCTTACGAGAAATGGGCTATTCAACCCTTGCTGGCCAAGGATACATCAGGCAAGTCCATGCCCAGCCGCCATGTCTTTTCGGCGACAGTGATTTCCATGTGCCTACTCTACTTTTTCTGGCTGCCGGGGCTTATCTGCCTCTTGCTTTCAGCAGGGCTGGCTGCGGTGCGCGTGATTGGCGGGGTGCACTATCCAAAGGATGTGCTGGTCGGCTATCTTTGTGGCATTTGCTGGGGAGCTTTACTCTTTTTATTATAAAGGTCTGGCCAGAGCCAGATTTTTATGTAAAGTAAGGTAGGAGTAGACAAAGGGCCCGAGTCTATATTATAATATAAGCAGTTCCAAACTTTCATCGCCAAGGAATATGGGATTTTGGAAGATGAAAAATATGTAAGGAGACTATTATGTCAGAACCGTTATTTCTACAGTCTGTGATGCAGGAGAAAATTTGGGGCGGCACCAAGCTGCGCGATGTCTTTGGCTATGAAATTCCCAGCGACCATGTGGGCGAGTATTGGGCGATTTCGGCTCATCCTAACGGTGTCTCAACCGTCAAGAATGGCCGTTTTGCAGGTCAGAAGCTAGATGCGCTCTATGCCGAGCACCGTGAGCTCTTTGGCAATCGTCCAGAGCCTGTCTTTCCGCTTTTGACCAAGATTTTAGATGCCAATGACTGGCTCAGTGTTCAGGTCCATCCAGATGATGCCTATGGACTAGAGCACGAAGGCGAACTTGGCAAGACTGAGTGCTGGTATGTTATCGCTGCAGACGAAGGAGCAGAGATTATCTACGGTCACAATGCCCAGAGCAAAGAAGAGCTACGCCAGCAAATCGAGAGCAAGGACTGGGATCATCTTTTGACCAAAATTCCGGTCAAGGCTGGTGACTTTTTCTATGTGCCAAGTGGCACCATGCATGCTATTGGCTCAGGCATTCTGATTTTAGAAACTCAGCAGTCTAGTGATACCACTTATCGGGTCTATGACTTTGATCGCAAGGACGATGCTGGCAATCTTCGTGAGTTGCATTTGGAGCAATCTATTGATGTTTTGACTATTGGCGAGCCTGCTAATAGCCGTCCCGTTACCATTCAGACAGACGATTTGACTTCTACTCTTTTGGTAGCTAATGACTTCTTTGCTGTTTACAAGTGGGACATTGCTGGTTCTGTTGAGTTTAAAAAGACAGCAGCTTACAGTCTGTTCAGCGTTTTGGAAGGTGCTGGCGAGTTGACAGTGGATGGACTAGTGTATCCAATCGAAAAAGGCTCTCATTTCATCCTGCCGAGCGATGTCACAGAGTGGACCTTGTCTGGTGACTTACAACTGATTGTCAGCCATCCGTAGTGAGAAAAACAAATAAGAGTGGGACAGAAATCGGTAATTCGTTAGAATTCGATTTCGTCGTCCCACCTCCGCACAGTTGAGTAGGGCTCGACAATCCAAAGACAATTGAGAGGCTAGGACTTTTGTCCCAGTCTCATTTTTCTTTATTTTCGCAGAATGGATAGAGAAAACAGGACCTTAACTTTAATCGGTGAAAAAGTCCAATAAATAAGGCATTTCATCATGGTTGCTTGAAGATATTTTTTCTGAAAAATGTTACAATGAAATGGAATATCCAAAGGAGTCGAATATGGAACACAAAGAAAAAGATTTTAGTTTATCCTGGTTTTTTAGATGGTTCTTGGATAACAAGGCCATTACCGTATTTTTGGTGACTTTGCTCATCGGTTTGAACATTTTTATTCTCAGTAAAATTAATTTTATTTTTACACCGGTGATTGAGTTTATTGGTGTCATTATGTTGCCAGTGATTTTGGCTGGGCTGCTTTACTATCTGCTCAATCCCATTGTCGACTGGATGGAAAAGCGCAAGATTAGCCGTGTGGCTGGAATTACAATTGTCTTTGTCTTAATTGGTATCTTGATTGTGTGGGGCTTGGCGGTTGCTATTCCTAGCTTGCAGCATCAGATAGTGAGTTTTTCAAAAAATGTTCCCGCCTATCTCAAGCAAGCCAATAAAATGATTGAAGATGTTTTGACCAATCATATTTCAGATGATTTGAAGCCACAAATCGAGCAAGTTACGAATAAGCTATCGACTCAGATTACTTCATGGGCCAGCAATTTTTCATCTAAGGCAGTCAATTGGGCCAGTAATTTGATTAGTACGGCTTCGCAAATCATTGTGGCTATCATCATCATGCCTTTTATTCTTTTCTATTTGCTACGCGATGGGAAAAATCTCAAAGGCTATGTGGTTCAGTTCTTGCCAACGAAATTCCGCGAGTCATTTGGTCAGGTTATGACGGATGTCAATACCCAGCTGGCCAATTATGTTCGTGGTCAGGTGACCGTAGCGATTATTGTGGCCTTTATGTTTATGATTCTTTTCAAGATCATCGGCTTGCGTTACGGTGTGACTTTAGCCGTTGTGGCAGGAGTTTTGAACTTGGTACCTTATCTGGGAAGCTTCCTTGCCATGTTGCCGGCCTTGGTTCTTGGTTTGATTGCTGGTCCTATCATGCTGTTGAAAGTCATTATCGTCTTTATCGTGGAGCAGACTATTGAGGGGCGTTTCGTGTCTCCATTGATTTTGGGAAGTCAATTAAGCATCCATCCGATTACGATTTTATTTGTTTTGCTGACTTCAGGAACCATGTTTGGTATCTGGGGCGTCTTGCTGGGAATTCCAGCTTATGCGTCAGCCAAGGTTGCCATCACAGCGCTTTTTAAGTGGTACAAGAAGGTTAGCGGTTTGTATGAAGAAAGTGTTCAAGAATTAGGAGAAGGCAGTGAGTAAGAGTGAACAAATGTTAACAGCCCTGCAAAATCAGGATTTGGAATGGGCTGAGAAGTATTTTGAAGAGGCTTTAAGCCAAGATACCGATCAAGAGTTATTAGAATTAGCCGATTACTTGGAAAGTATCGGCTTTTTCCCTCAAGCTAAGCGTATTTATGAAAAATTGGCTCCGCTTTTCCCCGAGTCCTATATCAGTCTGGCAACGATCGCTGCTGACGATGGTGACTTGGAAGAAGCTTTTGCCTATTTAGAGGAAATTGACTCAGATAGTGAATGGTATGTGGCAGCTCTTTTGGCCAAGGCTGATCTCTATCAGCTAGAAGGATTGCCAGATGTAGCACGGGAGAAATTGCTGGAAGCTGCCAAACTGTCGGACGAACCTTTGGTGACTTTTGGTTTAGCAGAAATTGAGTTTGAATTAGAAAATTTTGCTCAGGCCATCAAGGAATATGCCCAGCTAGATAATCGCTCTATCTACGAGCAGACAGGCGTATCTACCTATCAGCGCATCGGCCTTTGCTATGCCAGTTTGGGGAAAATTGAAGCCGCTATTGAATTTTTGGAAAAGGCTGTGGAGCTGGAGTATGATGAAGAGACGGTCTATGAATTGGCAGCTATCTTGTATGAGCAAGAAGAGTACCAGAAGGCCAATCTGTACTTCAAGCAGCTGGATACGATTTCGCCAGATTTTGAAGGCTATGAGTATGCCTACGCGCAGTCTCTCCATGCGGAGCATAAGACTGAGGAAGCCTTGGCAATGGCAGAGCAAGGCTTGACCAAAAATCCTTTTGAGACTCGCCTTTTGCTCCTCGCTTCCCAATTATCTTACGAACTGCATGATGTGGAAAAATCTGAGAACTACCTGCTAGCAGCTCAGGAAAATGCAGATGATGTAGAGGAAATTGCTTTGCGCCTGACCAATCTCTATCTGGAGCAGGAGCGCTACGATGAGGTCTTAGCTTTTGAAGATCAGGAAGTGGACAATGTCTTAACCCGCTGGAATCTGGCGCGGGCTTATCAAGCCTTGGAAAATCTGGAAAAAGCTGGAGAGCTTTATCAGGAACTGGCAGTTGACTTGCAGGAAAATCCTGAATTTTTGGAAGAATATGTTTATCTCTTACGAGAATTAGGGCGTGTGGAAGAAGCAAAAATACAGGCTGGCAAGTACCTGCGTTTGGTTCCAGATGATACTGCTATGGCAGATTTGTACGAAAGTTTGTAGAAGTTTCTGTGAAGAATCTCTTGTGTTAGTAGCTTTCTGTGCGGACAAGATAGTTTGATTAAAGAAGGAGTAGAGATAATGTCCCAATTGAAAAGAATCCAAGAAATGGAAGAGCATTTGAATAAATACGCTCAGACGCTGGCTGCAGCTCAATCTGCTTTGGCTGAGCTGGAGGCCAGCCAGAAGCATTATATCCAGCTCCGAGATTATTACACCAGTCAAGCTTTCTTTGACGATTTGGAATTTTCCAATCGACCTGACTTTCCTGATGATGTGGCCTGCGGTGTCCTGAGCGAAGATGCTGTTTATGACCTGATGGGAGAGCACTTTGAGACGGCGTTGCAGCTGCTAGACCTATCCAGTGCCATGCTGAAAGAAAGGTAAGAGCACAGGATGAGTGGTAGCTGAGAAGTCAGAACTGTAGTAAAACCTAAACAAAGTTCGACCAACCATTGACAATTACTAAACTAATACGAGATTAGCAGAGAGGGGCTCCAGCATGCGTGACAACCATCTTCATACCTATTTTTCCTATGATTCTGAGGCGGATTTCTGTGACTATCTGGACTATTATGAGGGCGAGATTGTCACCACCGAGCACTATGATTTGTCCAATCCCTACCCCTACGAAGCTGCCTCGCCCCATGATGATGTGCCTGACTATGCGGCCTATTCAGCAAAAATAGCAGAGCTGAACCAGCAATATGGCAACCGCATCAAAAAGGGCATTGAAATTGGCTATTACGCCCCGCGTAAGGAGGATATTCTGGCTTTCCTAGCGGACAAGGATTATGATCTCAAGCTCCTGTCTGTTCATCACAATGGTAGTTTTGACTATCTGGAGGAGCCTGTCTTGCAGCAGGACAAGATGGAGCTGATTCCCCGCTACCTGATAGAGCTGGAAGAGGCTATCGAGTCTGTTCCGGCGGATGTCCTAGCCCATTTCGACTATGGTTTCCGCAAATTCGATCTGACATTGGAGGAGTTGAAAACTTTTGAATCAGAGCTGCGCCAGCTTTTTCAAAAAATG
This genomic window from Streptococcus cristatus AS 1.3089 contains:
- the glgB gene encoding 1,4-alpha-glucan branching protein GlgB; protein product: MDKKEALRTFTTGENFHLQHYLGVHQDVVDGKAGYTFRVWAPNAQNVHLIGDFTNWYGDQIPMTRNEGGVWEVFTDLPKEGDIYKYNIKRSSGQEILKIDPLAIYFEERPGTGAIVRTIPEKKWQDGLWLARRKRWGFFSRPVNIYEVHAGSWKRNPDGSPYSMAQLKEELIPYLVEMNYTHVEFMPLMAHPLGLSWGYQLMGYFAFEHTYGTPEEFQDFVEECHLNNIGVIVDWVPGHFTINDDALAYYDGTPTFEYQDHDRAHNYGWGALNFDLGKNEVQSFLISSIKFWIDFYHLDGVRVDAVSNMLYLDYDSGPWQPNKDGGNRNYEGYYFLQRLNTVIKLFHPDVMMIAEESSSETKITGMIEMGGLGFDFKWNMGWMNDILRFYEEDPIYRKYDFNLVTFSFMYSFSENFLLPFSHDEVVHGKKSMMHKMWGDRYNQFAGLRNLLTYQICHPGKKLLFMGSEFGQFLEWKSEEQLEWSNLDDHMNKKMQTFTSELNAFYKDNRPLWEIDLSYDGIEIIDADNTDQSVLSFIRKTEKGDMLVCVFNMVPVERKNFTIGVPVAAVYEEVWNTELEKWGGVWKEHNETVQSQEGLWKDYPQTLTFTLPALGASIWKIKRRVNVRKNAKKDSTKE
- a CDS encoding glucose-1-phosphate adenylyltransferase, with amino-acid sequence MKNEMLALILAGGQGTRLGKLTQSIAKPAVQFGGRYRIIDFALSNCANSGINNVGVITQYQPLALNSHIGNGSSWGLDGINTGVSILQPYSASEGNRWFEGTSHAILQNIDYIDSINPEYVLILSGDHIYKMDYDDMLQSHKDNSASLTVAVLDVPLKEASRFGIMNTDANNRIVEFEEKPENPKSTKASMGIYIFDWQRLRNMLIAAEKTNVDMSDFGKNVIPNYLESGESVYAYEFSGYWKDVGTIESLWEANMEYISPENALDSRDRQWKIYSRNLISPPNYLGANAHVEDSLVVDGCFVDGTVKHSILSTGAQVREGAEVIDSVIMSGAVIGQGAKIKRAIIGEGAVVSDGVEIDGTDEVQVVGYNEKVGVPTDED
- the glgD gene encoding glucose-1-phosphate adenylyltransferase subunit GlgD; the protein is MKIDKYSAILGNTVGFHDMSTLTDHRPVASLPFGGKYRLIDFPLSSLANAGVRSVFGIFQQDNISSVFDHIRSGREWGLSTLLSHYYLGIYNTRVESSTVGKEYYEQLLTYLKRSGSNQTVALNCDVLINIDLNQVFHLHNTTKQPMTVVYKKLPSKGISDVNAVLQISETDHVIGHKLHSDKDQGELFNMSTDIFVVNTPWLIEKLEEEAQKEFPQKLRYVLRDLAAEVGAFAYEYTGYLANIHSVGSYYKANIDMLEQQKFYSLFSPNQKVYTKVKNEEPTYYATGSKVNRSQFASGSIVEGEVENSVISRNTRILAGSSVKDSLLFPRVVVGKNAVLEYAIADKGVEIAEGVVVRGTAEHPVVLKKGQKVTEDIVS
- the glgA gene encoding glycogen synthase GlgA gives rise to the protein MKILFVAAEGAPFSKTGGLGDVIGALPKSLVKAGHEVGVILPYYDMTDAKFGDQVEDLFFFEVSVGWRREYVGVKKIELEGVSFYFIDNQHYFFRGHVYGDFDDGERFAYFQLAAIELMERIDFIPDVLHAHDYHTAMIPFLVKEKYRWIQAYNNIKTVLTIHNLEFQGQFSDSMLWELFGVGYERYADGTLRWNDCLNWMKAGILYADRVTTVSPSYANEIRTAEFGCGLDQILRMESGKLVGIVNGIDTDIYNPETDKLLAYHFNKDDLTGKLENKRALQSKVGLPVRDDVPVVGIVSRLTRQKGFDLVVEELHNLLQEDVQIVLLGTGDPAFERAFAWFGQAYPEKLSANILFDVTLAQEIYAASDIFLMPSRFEPCGLSQMMSMRYGTLPLVHEVGGLRDTVEPYNVYSGQGTGFSFNNFSGYWLTWTFKEALNLYWHDREAWRSLQTQAMERDFSWDTASRAYSDLYESLL
- a CDS encoding phosphatase PAP2 family protein, which gives rise to MKDYEIFYQQLTAPFRSCPRIVKGMAHFNRGMTVFMPLVYGVVLIDAFLTEGWKGLLALFFLPAIGFGLLTAIRKRLNQARPYEKWAIQPLLAKDTSGKSMPSRHVFSATVISMCLLYFFWLPGLICLLLSAGLAAVRVIGGVHYPKDVLVGYLCGICWGALLFLL
- the manA gene encoding mannose-6-phosphate isomerase, class I codes for the protein MSEPLFLQSVMQEKIWGGTKLRDVFGYEIPSDHVGEYWAISAHPNGVSTVKNGRFAGQKLDALYAEHRELFGNRPEPVFPLLTKILDANDWLSVQVHPDDAYGLEHEGELGKTECWYVIAADEGAEIIYGHNAQSKEELRQQIESKDWDHLLTKIPVKAGDFFYVPSGTMHAIGSGILILETQQSSDTTYRVYDFDRKDDAGNLRELHLEQSIDVLTIGEPANSRPVTIQTDDLTSTLLVANDFFAVYKWDIAGSVEFKKTAAYSLFSVLEGAGELTVDGLVYPIEKGSHFILPSDVTEWTLSGDLQLIVSHP
- a CDS encoding AI-2E family transporter gives rise to the protein MEHKEKDFSLSWFFRWFLDNKAITVFLVTLLIGLNIFILSKINFIFTPVIEFIGVIMLPVILAGLLYYLLNPIVDWMEKRKISRVAGITIVFVLIGILIVWGLAVAIPSLQHQIVSFSKNVPAYLKQANKMIEDVLTNHISDDLKPQIEQVTNKLSTQITSWASNFSSKAVNWASNLISTASQIIVAIIIMPFILFYLLRDGKNLKGYVVQFLPTKFRESFGQVMTDVNTQLANYVRGQVTVAIIVAFMFMILFKIIGLRYGVTLAVVAGVLNLVPYLGSFLAMLPALVLGLIAGPIMLLKVIIVFIVEQTIEGRFVSPLILGSQLSIHPITILFVLLTSGTMFGIWGVLLGIPAYASAKVAITALFKWYKKVSGLYEESVQELGEGSE
- a CDS encoding tetratricopeptide repeat protein, producing the protein MSKSEQMLTALQNQDLEWAEKYFEEALSQDTDQELLELADYLESIGFFPQAKRIYEKLAPLFPESYISLATIAADDGDLEEAFAYLEEIDSDSEWYVAALLAKADLYQLEGLPDVAREKLLEAAKLSDEPLVTFGLAEIEFELENFAQAIKEYAQLDNRSIYEQTGVSTYQRIGLCYASLGKIEAAIEFLEKAVELEYDEETVYELAAILYEQEEYQKANLYFKQLDTISPDFEGYEYAYAQSLHAEHKTEEALAMAEQGLTKNPFETRLLLLASQLSYELHDVEKSENYLLAAQENADDVEEIALRLTNLYLEQERYDEVLAFEDQEVDNVLTRWNLARAYQALENLEKAGELYQELAVDLQENPEFLEEYVYLLRELGRVEEAKIQAGKYLRLVPDDTAMADLYESL
- a CDS encoding DUF4298 domain-containing protein, with product MSQLKRIQEMEEHLNKYAQTLAAAQSALAELEASQKHYIQLRDYYTSQAFFDDLEFSNRPDFPDDVACGVLSEDAVYDLMGEHFETALQLLDLSSAMLKER
- a CDS encoding PHP domain-containing protein: MRDNHLHTYFSYDSEADFCDYLDYYEGEIVTTEHYDLSNPYPYEAASPHDDVPDYAAYSAKIAELNQQYGNRIKKGIEIGYYAPRKEDILAFLADKDYDLKLLSVHHNGSFDYLEEPVLQQDKMELIPRYLIELEEAIESVPADVLAHFDYGFRKFDLTLEELKTFESELRQLFQKMIDHDLAFELNCKSMYLYDHEELYIYALSLVKELGGQRFSVGSDGHKLEHFRLQFDRVAQILADAGIEESQLI